A stretch of the Candidatus Bathyarchaeia archaeon genome encodes the following:
- a CDS encoding RraA family protein: MIATDNTLLKTGFSSLSTALIADACLRLKVPLRVAASGIRPLVPGMRLAGRVLPARHRGSVDVFLEAMKKAASGDVLVVDNEGRSDEGCVGDLTAMEARAFGLAGLVLRGFHRDTIELVRLGLPVFSYGSCPAGPRRLDQRGPLDLSSTQWDGFTVDDRDSVFADDDGVVFVAWNRTEDVFKVAKSISSVERQQAEIIQAGKKLSEQLDFDRYLAKRKSDPSYTFRKHLRERGGAIEE; encoded by the coding sequence GTGATTGCAACGGACAACACGTTGCTGAAAACAGGGTTTTCCAGCCTTTCGACCGCCCTTATCGCTGACGCTTGTCTCCGCCTAAAAGTCCCGCTACGAGTTGCCGCGTCTGGCATACGTCCTCTGGTGCCGGGCATGCGTCTCGCAGGTCGTGTGCTTCCCGCTCGTCATCGAGGAAGTGTCGACGTTTTCTTAGAGGCAATGAAGAAGGCTGCGAGTGGAGATGTGTTGGTAGTCGATAACGAGGGCAGAAGCGACGAGGGTTGCGTCGGCGACCTTACCGCAATGGAGGCGAGAGCTTTCGGCTTAGCGGGGTTGGTGTTGCGGGGCTTCCATCGCGACACTATTGAGCTTGTCCGGCTGGGTCTTCCTGTCTTCAGTTACGGATCATGTCCGGCCGGTCCTCGACGACTCGATCAACGGGGGCCACTCGATCTCTCTTCAACGCAATGGGACGGTTTCACCGTCGATGATAGGGACTCTGTCTTTGCCGATGATGACGGTGTCGTTTTTGTAGCTTGGAACAGGACCGAAGATGTCTTCAAAGTAGCCAAGTCAATATCGAGCGTCGAACGGCAGCAGGCAGAAATAATCCAAGCTGGAAAGAAGCTTTCCGAACAGCTTGATTTCGACCGGTACTTGGCAAAACGCAAATCAGACCCATCTTACACCTTCCGCAAACACCTGAGGGAAAGAGGGGGAGCCATAGAGGAATAG
- a CDS encoding 5'-3' exonuclease H3TH domain-containing protein produces MDIYLVDGTYELFRHFYAMPTHANERGEEVAATRGVLNSVAGMLESGITHVGVATDHVIESFRNNLWPGYKTGEGVDPRLLSQFPLLEEALQAMGVVVWPMIELEADDALAGAAASLSKFAKVARIYICTPDKDLAQCVRDDRVVQLDRRARSVRNEAGVMEKFGVPPTSIPDYLALVGDTADGYPGLQGWGEKSASSVLRVYKHLEAIPSKAESWKVQPRSTTRLAEVLETNFKLALLFRDLATLRTKEPKISSAEEIRWKGPGRTFPTMCKRLDDAQLVARVAKIMRSKGQQSQIRRSRRPK; encoded by the coding sequence GTGGATATCTACCTCGTGGACGGCACCTACGAACTGTTCCGTCACTTCTACGCAATGCCCACCCATGCCAACGAAAGAGGCGAGGAGGTTGCCGCGACCCGTGGCGTACTCAACAGCGTAGCCGGTATGCTGGAATCAGGAATCACTCACGTCGGCGTCGCAACAGATCATGTTATTGAATCCTTCCGGAACAACCTCTGGCCAGGGTACAAAACGGGCGAAGGTGTTGATCCACGACTCCTATCGCAGTTCCCGTTGCTCGAAGAGGCTTTGCAGGCAATGGGAGTTGTCGTTTGGCCTATGATTGAGTTGGAGGCTGATGATGCTCTCGCAGGAGCCGCCGCTTCTCTCAGCAAGTTTGCGAAAGTCGCCCGAATCTACATTTGTACCCCGGACAAAGACTTGGCCCAATGTGTTCGGGATGACCGCGTCGTCCAGCTTGATCGCCGTGCACGAAGTGTGCGAAACGAGGCAGGCGTAATGGAAAAGTTCGGGGTCCCGCCCACGTCCATTCCTGATTATCTCGCCTTGGTTGGCGACACCGCGGATGGCTACCCTGGTCTGCAAGGCTGGGGAGAGAAATCAGCATCCTCTGTCCTTAGAGTCTACAAGCATCTAGAAGCTATTCCCTCGAAGGCAGAAAGCTGGAAGGTACAGCCACGATCCACTACTCGCCTCGCAGAGGTGCTAGAAACCAATTTCAAACTCGCACTTCTATTTCGCGACCTCGCAACTCTTCGAACAAAGGAACCGAAAATATCCTCTGCTGAAGAAATACGCTGGAAGGGACCTGGCCGGACATTTCCGACCATGTGCAAAAGACTTGACGACGCTCAGCTGGTCGCGCGTGTAGCTAAGATAATGAGGTCAAAGGGGCAACAATCTCAGATCAGGAGATCAAGAAGACCGAAATAA
- a CDS encoding DUF1801 domain-containing protein — translation MKKLRSTVQGAAHGAVESISYDMPTFKVNGQRLVYFSAWKNHIGFYSIPEGNEAFRKELSSYAGEKRLSEVSAGQARPI, via the coding sequence TTGAAAAAGCTGAGGTCTACAGTGCAGGGGGCGGCGCATGGAGCGGTGGAATCAATTAGTTATGACATGCCGACGTTCAAAGTGAACGGGCAGAGATTGGTGTACTTCAGCGCTTGGAAAAATCATATCGGATTCTACTCCATACCCGAAGGAAACGAGGCCTTCAGAAAAGAACTGTCGTCCTATGCTGGAGAGAAAAGGCTCTCTGAAGTTTCCGCTGGACAAGCCCGTCCCATATGA
- a CDS encoding SRPBCC domain-containing protein encodes MDLRFTVQTKIQKPVSEVFDAVYNPRKLSTYFTSGGSSGPLDEGKTVMWKFNDMGAKVETVPVKVKKVVKNKLIEFSWGASEGVYDPKTGSVPQSGGYDTVVEMSFEPLNANETLVKIVEGKWRSSTEGLQGSYGNCQGWTQMTDCLKAYLEYGINLRKGSY; translated from the coding sequence ATGGACTTAAGATTCACTGTTCAGACGAAAATTCAGAAACCTGTCAGCGAGGTATTTGATGCGGTCTACAATCCGAGGAAGCTTAGCACCTACTTCACATCGGGCGGATCCAGTGGACCGTTGGATGAAGGCAAGACGGTGATGTGGAAATTCAACGATATGGGAGCGAAAGTCGAGACGGTCCCGGTTAAAGTGAAGAAGGTCGTGAAGAACAAACTAATTGAGTTCTCCTGGGGTGCGAGCGAAGGGGTGTACGATCCGAAAACGGGATCAGTACCACAATCAGGCGGATACGATACTGTGGTCGAGATGAGTTTCGAGCCTCTGAACGCAAACGAGACGCTCGTGAAGATTGTTGAGGGCAAATGGCGCTCTTCAACGGAGGGTCTGCAAGGCTCATACGGAAACTGTCAGGGCTGGACACAGATGACTGACTGTCTGAAAGCTTACTTAGAATACGGGATCAATCTGCGAAAGGGATCGTACTAG
- a CDS encoding helix-turn-helix domain-containing protein gives MANLTMEDKYDLVFKALGHYRRREILDLLKERVRTTGEIIECFRQLDRCTVMQHLTVLERADLVIVKREGRLRWNYINPLPIKELHDRWIGSYADDAVDLLARMKREIEEC, from the coding sequence ATGGCTAACTTGACGATGGAAGACAAGTACGATTTGGTCTTCAAGGCCCTCGGCCATTATCGAAGGCGCGAGATCCTCGACCTTCTCAAGGAGAGGGTTAGAACAACTGGGGAGATAATCGAGTGCTTTAGACAATTAGACAGATGTACGGTGATGCAGCACCTGACTGTTCTCGAGAGAGCTGATCTCGTCATCGTGAAGCGTGAAGGGCGTCTCCGCTGGAATTACATCAACCCCCTTCCTATCAAAGAACTGCACGACAGGTGGATTGGCAGCTACGCGGACGACGCAGTTGATCTTCTAGCCCGCATGAAACGCGAAATCGAAGAATGCTAG
- a CDS encoding alpha-hydroxy acid oxidase, with translation MTQFEKVTSPLFANTEDLEQQARQMLDQASYDFVAGGAGSELTLRANREAFQKIAIMPRVLTGIKEADTSTNLLGQRLSMPIYVSPMANHGVVHPSAEVGSALGARKAGTLFVSPTGSNKTMEEVATAIKNSPRWFQLYFNKDPEVNKQLLGRAEKAGYSAIVLTVDLPVLGIRDRNIRNSFTLPTDLNRPNVQSERFIAATRSLQSLTAGLKDDLSWDAYEWTGKHTSLPVLIKGILSPDDAEEAARRKVPAIVVSNHGGRQLDTGFGAIEALRPIVERVKGKTRVLFDSGIRRGTDVFKAMALGADAVGVGRPVLWGLALHGAEGVAAVLEHLKMELVNVMRLAGTAKLADITIEYVKPI, from the coding sequence GTGACCCAGTTCGAAAAAGTAACTAGCCCCCTATTCGCCAATACAGAAGACCTAGAACAACAAGCGAGACAGATGCTTGACCAGGCCAGCTACGATTTCGTCGCTGGTGGCGCCGGTTCAGAGCTGACCCTGAGGGCTAATCGAGAGGCTTTTCAGAAAATAGCCATCATGCCCAGAGTCCTGACTGGAATCAAAGAGGCCGACACTTCGACGAATCTTCTCGGGCAGCGATTATCGATGCCGATCTATGTTAGCCCGATGGCCAACCACGGCGTCGTCCATCCATCTGCCGAAGTTGGAAGCGCTCTGGGTGCGAGGAAGGCAGGCACGCTCTTTGTCTCTCCGACTGGATCTAACAAGACGATGGAGGAAGTAGCGACAGCCATCAAGAATAGCCCTCGATGGTTTCAGCTTTACTTCAACAAGGACCCTGAGGTCAACAAACAGTTGCTCGGGCGGGCTGAGAAAGCAGGCTACTCTGCAATCGTCCTGACAGTCGACCTCCCAGTGCTAGGAATTAGAGATCGTAACATCCGAAACAGTTTCACCCTACCAACAGACCTCAACCGGCCGAACGTTCAATCCGAGCGATTCATCGCCGCAACGAGAAGCCTTCAGTCCCTCACGGCTGGCCTGAAGGACGATCTGAGCTGGGACGCCTACGAATGGACCGGAAAACATACTTCTCTACCCGTCTTGATCAAAGGCATCCTCTCACCCGACGACGCTGAGGAAGCTGCAAGGCGTAAGGTCCCAGCCATCGTCGTCTCAAACCATGGAGGAAGACAACTCGACACCGGGTTCGGCGCAATAGAGGCTCTTCGACCAATAGTCGAAAGAGTCAAAGGAAAAACGAGAGTATTATTCGACAGCGGAATCAGGAGGGGAACTGACGTCTTTAAAGCAATGGCGTTGGGCGCCGATGCGGTCGGGGTCGGCCGTCCAGTCTTATGGGGCCTCGCACTCCACGGTGCGGAAGGAGTTGCAGCAGTCTTGGAACACTTGAAAATGGAACTAGTGAACGTGATGAGGCTCGCAGGCACAGCAAAACTGGCTGACATCACGATAGAATACGTCAAACCCATCTAG
- a CDS encoding cysteine synthase family protein: MRVSGGVVEAIGNTPIVKLRRVVPSGSARVLAKLEFENPTGSMKDRVAKAMVEAAAADGRLKLGGTVVEYTAGTTGISLALVCAAKGFRSHMVYSDAFSEEKRLTMQAFGSEISIVKSDSKKITERLIKEMIDKAAEISKRPNHWYSDQLTNKDAIAGYYPLGVEIWNQTKGKVNAFVQAVGTAHSIHGATKALWNHDRAIHIAAVEPAESAVLSGEPTGSHKIEGVGIGFIPPLWEPELVNEIIKVKTEEAKEMSRRLAKDEGLFVGTSSGANVVAALRVAKQLGPDATVVTLMVDSGLRYLSTGLFGTI; encoded by the coding sequence ATGAGAGTATCTGGCGGTGTTGTCGAGGCGATCGGAAATACTCCGATAGTTAAACTCCGTAGGGTCGTACCTTCTGGATCCGCCCGGGTTCTTGCCAAGCTTGAGTTTGAGAACCCCACAGGAAGCATGAAGGATCGAGTGGCGAAGGCGATGGTCGAGGCAGCCGCGGCCGACGGAAGGCTGAAACTCGGCGGGACGGTTGTTGAGTACACTGCCGGCACGACCGGAATCTCACTTGCCCTAGTCTGCGCGGCCAAGGGTTTCCGTTCTCACATGGTCTACTCAGATGCCTTCAGCGAGGAGAAACGCCTGACCATGCAGGCTTTCGGATCCGAGATTAGTATCGTCAAGAGCGACAGCAAGAAGATAACCGAGAGACTTATCAAAGAAATGATCGACAAAGCCGCCGAGATCAGCAAACGGCCAAATCATTGGTACTCTGACCAGCTGACGAACAAAGACGCGATAGCCGGATATTATCCACTAGGAGTGGAGATCTGGAACCAAACCAAGGGCAAGGTGAACGCTTTCGTCCAAGCCGTCGGAACAGCCCACTCAATTCACGGCGCCACCAAGGCTCTTTGGAACCATGATCGCGCGATCCATATTGCGGCCGTTGAACCAGCCGAGTCCGCAGTTCTCTCGGGAGAGCCGACTGGCTCTCACAAGATCGAAGGTGTCGGAATAGGCTTCATCCCGCCGCTGTGGGAACCTGAACTTGTGAACGAGATAATCAAGGTCAAGACGGAGGAGGCCAAGGAAATGTCGAGGCGGCTAGCAAAAGACGAAGGTCTCTTCGTCGGAACATCATCTGGCGCAAACGTGGTAGCCGCGTTGAGGGTTGCGAAACAACTTGGACCTGACGCAACTGTTGTCACGCTCATGGTAGACTCGGGTCTCAGATACCTGAGCACAGGGCTTTTTGGCACCATTTGA
- a CDS encoding class I SAM-dependent methyltransferase produces the protein MKKSVRQMLRSIYGGRADVHLDLHTLSIQHRRRHGRDCDLFPSDPMQAPRWTVIASLTHARRMLEVGCGHGYTAALMASAGGPGCHVDTIEGDPGHADLAEQAFEQRGLSTQIRVLRGRGQDVLPRLKGWYDVVFLDGDWREYPGYVPHLRRLTRPGSIVVTANLNPLFGGWGGRLPGKPAIQSYLTRLVRDLHFRTYVVPGEWESISVRV, from the coding sequence TTGAAGAAGAGCGTTAGACAAATGCTCAGGTCAATCTATGGTGGTCGCGCAGATGTTCATCTTGATCTACACACACTATCCATCCAGCATAGGCGTAGACACGGGCGAGATTGTGACCTATTTCCCAGCGACCCAATGCAAGCACCTCGTTGGACAGTGATCGCGTCGTTGACGCATGCGCGACGAATGTTGGAGGTCGGTTGTGGTCACGGCTACACGGCTGCTTTGATGGCTTCTGCGGGAGGTCCCGGTTGTCATGTGGACACAATTGAAGGGGATCCGGGTCATGCGGACCTTGCTGAGCAAGCGTTTGAGCAAAGAGGCCTCTCCACGCAGATACGCGTTCTCCGCGGCCGTGGACAAGACGTCCTACCCAGGCTCAAGGGCTGGTATGACGTCGTGTTTCTAGACGGCGATTGGCGCGAATATCCAGGATACGTTCCACACCTCCGCCGTCTCACGCGCCCCGGTAGCATCGTCGTGACCGCGAATCTCAACCCACTGTTCGGTGGATGGGGAGGAAGGTTGCCAGGGAAACCGGCGATCCAATCCTACCTGACACGTCTTGTAAGAGATCTGCACTTCCGCACGTATGTGGTTCCTGGGGAATGGGAATCAATCAGCGTTCGCGTCTAA
- a CDS encoding zinc ribbon domain-containing protein: protein MRVELESGEEVVWKGRPAYHLRYPFLAFLSLFGILNINGVSLGDEADAAATILLFVFLVASLVSLIVDMGRKYYLTNRRVIAHNATLLVPDLSNIRMEQSRLGRLRGVGDVYFDSRDSRWIVFKHVKDPNLIVRGGFSLRGIPAGVTSTAFCNYCGSRIPGGATKCPNCGANV, encoded by the coding sequence ATGCGAGTGGAACTAGAGTCAGGTGAGGAAGTCGTCTGGAAGGGGAGACCTGCTTACCATCTTCGGTATCCATTCTTGGCGTTTTTGTCCCTCTTCGGGATCCTTAACATTAATGGGGTATCACTTGGAGATGAGGCAGACGCCGCCGCAACGATCCTCTTGTTCGTATTTCTGGTTGCGAGCCTTGTGAGTCTCATTGTTGACATGGGAAGGAAATACTATCTAACGAACCGTCGGGTGATCGCGCACAACGCTACTCTGCTGGTTCCAGATTTGTCGAATATTCGCATGGAACAATCTAGACTGGGACGGTTGCGTGGGGTGGGAGACGTCTATTTTGATTCGAGAGATAGCAGATGGATAGTCTTCAAACATGTGAAGGACCCGAATCTGATTGTCCGGGGCGGGTTCAGCCTGCGAGGGATACCGGCCGGAGTCACGAGCACCGCATTTTGTAATTACTGCGGGTCAAGAATCCCCGGCGGCGCTACGAAGTGTCCTAACTGCGGCGCAAACGTGTGA
- a CDS encoding zinc ribbon domain-containing protein, whose protein sequence is MPTMFEEEPKARCPDCTQSLTFIRTKTHQKRWYCYACEKYVDRPTEPTLLKDAHARIEAINGLQVIDSHGMIVGRVRKAISNETGDVRSFVLSVDKEQFKTLLDERDLPREFELGHEKIATVGDVVILSDVFSPSAFAPPKPPEESSNIGKCSRCSAPLIAGAKHCIKCGALLTSASCVSCGTLNPTEARYCKNCGNKLT, encoded by the coding sequence ATGCCCACCATGTTCGAGGAAGAACCTAAGGCACGATGCCCAGATTGTACTCAATCGCTCACATTCATCCGGACCAAAACGCACCAGAAACGATGGTACTGCTACGCCTGCGAGAAATACGTCGACCGTCCCACTGAACCAACACTCCTCAAGGACGCGCACGCCAGGATTGAAGCCATCAACGGCCTCCAGGTAATAGATTCCCATGGAATGATAGTCGGCCGGGTCCGAAAAGCAATCTCAAACGAAACTGGCGATGTGAGATCATTCGTCCTTTCTGTCGACAAGGAGCAATTCAAGACCCTGCTGGACGAAAGGGATTTGCCACGCGAGTTCGAACTGGGACATGAGAAGATCGCAACAGTCGGGGATGTCGTAATACTTTCAGACGTGTTCTCGCCTAGCGCGTTCGCACCACCGAAACCTCCGGAAGAGTCTTCGAACATCGGTAAATGTTCAAGGTGCAGCGCCCCACTTATCGCGGGCGCAAAACACTGCATCAAATGCGGAGCATTGTTGACATCGGCTTCCTGCGTGTCCTGCGGAACACTGAACCCTACAGAAGCTAGGTATTGCAAGAACTGCGGCAACAAGCTAACATAG
- a CDS encoding ParA family protein, with protein MILSFANNKGGTGKTTTAVNLATALAQLGRRVLLVDLDPQGSATVSLGFQKSKLLYTVYDALAQSRKMEEVMLGTKVENLTLVPSNLDLAGAEVELSSIPGREFVLREALAVAKHKYDAILIDCPPNIGILTVNAIVACDLMIVPVQSEFLSMDGLPTLLKFMRIVKSRAKTDFDYRILLTLFDKRTGLSKKVVQQLRTSFGDHILKVVIPRSIRMAEAPSKGIPGLVYAPRNMASEEYRRLTKELLEGSLAETVLTKLGSAAD; from the coding sequence ATGATCCTAAGCTTCGCAAACAACAAGGGAGGAACCGGCAAGACCACAACAGCCGTCAACCTCGCCACCGCGCTGGCACAACTCGGAAGAAGAGTCCTGCTAGTAGATCTGGATCCACAAGGGAGCGCTACGGTCAGCCTGGGCTTCCAGAAGTCCAAACTGCTCTACACGGTCTACGATGCCCTCGCCCAGTCGAGAAAAATGGAGGAGGTAATGCTTGGGACGAAGGTCGAAAATCTAACCCTCGTGCCTAGTAACCTGGATCTTGCGGGAGCAGAGGTCGAACTCTCCTCCATCCCTGGTCGCGAGTTCGTCCTTAGGGAGGCTCTCGCGGTTGCCAAGCACAAGTATGATGCGATTCTGATCGATTGCCCGCCAAACATTGGCATTCTCACCGTTAACGCGATCGTTGCGTGTGACCTCATGATCGTTCCCGTTCAATCTGAATTCCTCTCCATGGATGGCCTGCCGACACTGTTGAAGTTCATGCGGATCGTAAAATCGCGGGCGAAAACCGACTTCGATTATCGAATACTGCTCACGCTCTTCGATAAGAGAACGGGATTGTCAAAGAAGGTTGTCCAGCAGCTCAGAACATCGTTCGGCGACCATATTCTCAAGGTCGTGATCCCGCGTTCGATCCGGATGGCGGAAGCTCCCAGCAAGGGGATACCAGGTCTAGTCTACGCCCCTCGAAACATGGCCTCCGAGGAATACCGGCGCCTCACAAAAGAGCTTCTCGAAGGGTCCCTGGCGGAGACGGTTCTTACCAAGCTTGGATCTGCAGCGGACTGA
- a CDS encoding methyltransferase domain-containing protein: MTSDPIQTKKIAETFDDLAHDRCCKYKSKGLTASTEVLLEILARNGLAGKTILDIGCGTGFFALETLRHGASLCVGVDLSSAAIHEANEFAKESGFQERVKFEVANAASMQPTASDIVVMDKVLCCYPDADSLLKTASQSSKELLGFVVPRNEGLMKPLMRAGIGLANLVEKLRKTGFRLYLHPLRSVDKLLVKNGFQRSGKATSRFWLVFLYKRIGPGVPDQG, from the coding sequence ATGACCTCAGACCCTATTCAAACCAAGAAAATCGCCGAGACTTTCGACGATCTGGCCCACGATCGCTGTTGCAAATACAAGTCCAAGGGCCTAACGGCGAGCACCGAAGTGCTTCTGGAGATCCTTGCCAGGAATGGCCTGGCGGGAAAGACGATTCTTGATATCGGATGCGGAACAGGCTTCTTTGCATTGGAGACGCTCAGACATGGAGCCTCTTTGTGTGTGGGTGTTGACTTATCGTCCGCCGCGATTCACGAAGCCAACGAGTTCGCGAAAGAATCCGGATTTCAAGAAAGAGTAAAGTTCGAAGTCGCGAACGCGGCCTCCATGCAGCCCACTGCATCTGACATTGTCGTTATGGACAAGGTTCTCTGCTGTTATCCTGACGCCGACTCGCTACTGAAGACCGCTTCCCAATCCTCCAAGGAATTGCTAGGTTTCGTTGTTCCACGAAACGAAGGACTGATGAAACCCCTGATGAGGGCTGGAATAGGGCTAGCCAATCTGGTCGAGAAGTTGAGAAAAACCGGTTTCCGTTTGTACCTCCATCCTTTGCGTTCAGTCGATAAACTTCTTGTCAAGAACGGGTTCCAACGGTCCGGCAAGGCCACGTCTCGATTCTGGCTGGTCTTTCTGTACAAGAGAATAGGACCCGGCGTACCCGACCAAGGATAG
- a CDS encoding DNA alkylation repair protein — protein MEAKEVVNRLRSMGDPKAVEGMARFGIKSSSSFGVSVPALRTLAREIGRDHQLAIQLWETGLHDARLLASMIDDPQQVTIGQMEKWVQDFDSWDVVDGSCGNLFDKTPFAIEKAKEWCRREEEYEKRAGFVLMAELAVHDKKAKDQVFLDFLPLIIGGASDKRNFVKKAVNWALRQIGKRNLKLNKASVSTALKIQKMDSGAAKWVA, from the coding sequence TTGGAAGCCAAAGAGGTTGTAAACCGGCTCAGGTCGATGGGCGACCCGAAGGCAGTCGAGGGCATGGCCCGGTTTGGAATCAAGTCAAGCAGCTCTTTCGGGGTCTCGGTCCCTGCCCTCCGAACCTTAGCGCGAGAGATCGGAAGAGACCACCAGCTCGCAATACAGCTTTGGGAAACTGGACTGCACGATGCTAGACTCCTAGCATCTATGATTGATGATCCTCAACAAGTCACAATAGGCCAGATGGAGAAATGGGTTCAAGATTTCGACTCTTGGGATGTTGTTGACGGTTCCTGCGGGAATCTCTTCGACAAGACCCCGTTTGCCATTGAGAAGGCTAAGGAATGGTGCAGACGAGAAGAAGAGTACGAGAAGAGGGCGGGCTTTGTCCTGATGGCGGAGCTAGCGGTTCATGACAAGAAAGCGAAAGACCAAGTCTTCCTCGACTTTCTCCCCCTGATAATTGGTGGAGCTTCTGATAAGAGAAATTTTGTCAAGAAAGCCGTAAACTGGGCCCTTAGACAGATCGGCAAACGAAATCTAAAGCTTAACAAAGCATCTGTTTCTACTGCTCTCAAGATCCAGAAAATGGATTCCGGAGCAGCGAAATGGGTTGCCTGA